The sequence below is a genomic window from Acropora palmata chromosome 5, jaAcrPala1.3, whole genome shotgun sequence.
TGCTACGCTTAAGACAACTTCGGTTCCAGCGTTTTTCATCTCCCCAAGACCCAGCAGGAAACGAGATTGCCCTTAGAGTATTTTTTAGCACTAATAAGCAACGCAAATCGCATTTTGGTGAAGTTTAGTGAAGGTATTAAAGTGCTTGGCTTCCCGCTCGGTGAGCATCCCgatgtttcaaaatgctccGTCGCCTCTGTTAAACAGTTCAAGCAATCttatttacaatataaatCACAAGCGAAGCATATATGTTCATGTCACACTAAAAGCACCTAAACGCCACACATGCAGGATTGCATACTCCTAAGTCGAACTATTGAATACTctgaaattaattaattcataagagttttgaccaatcagtggGCTGTTTTTTGTgtcacatgtgcacctctgtaaaccccaatacaaatcaactgggGTTGTTGTATTAACTTTCGATACAGATTCCTATTCAGCTAATCagtattcattaacttttgatacagatctcTCCTATTGCCAAAGCCTTGCCATTGTAAACGCCCATACAGATCGGACGCGAATATTTTATCCACGTTTTTCGCATTtcttctacaacacattttaCTGTGATTATAGATCGATAGAtacctttttcatttttagggATCCATGGTGAACGGAGAGACACAAAAAGAAGTTCCCCTGGTAGCCAAGCAAATAACCTAAAaatcataacaaaacaagCTGGAGCAAGGCTATCATCGTCCGGTAAAAGCCAGGAAAGATTACGTTTCGTAAAGGAAATCTTTGCGGCAAATCCAGACAATAAAATGGCGTTAAAGCTATTCGGTAACAAGGCCGCTGTACTTCTCGAACAACAACGACAGGTTCATAACGGAAGAGGTGTTATACATCCGTTCAGTACGTTCCGCTGGTACTGGGACATTCTGCTAATTTCGTTCATCTCAATGCATGTCATTCTTTTGCCCGTCAGCATCGCTTTCCTAAGCGACGATCTCTCGCTCCACTGGCTCATTCTCAATGGAATGTCAGATGTTATCTTCATCACTGATTTagctttaaattttagaaCAGGAATCGTTGATCCTAATAACCAGCAGGAAGTTATattggataaaaaaataatcagaCAGAAATATTTACGCGGATGGTTCCTTCTCGACTTGTTGTCGTCATTCCCCTTTGATTTTGCCTACTTTGTTGCGTCGTCGACTTCCATTCAGCATAAGATCCTTCAGGCCTCGCGGGCCCTTCGAATCCTCAAACTTGCCAAGTTGCTGAGCCTCTTAAGACTTCTAAGGGTTTCGAGGCTGGTCCGATACATTACGCGGTTTGAAGAGGTAGGTGGATTTGGTAAATTAGAAGAAGGACTCATTTAATTTCTAACctaatatatttttaatgGCCAAATCTAATTTGTTTAAGAATCTGATGAAGAATGAGCACAAAATGCTCCGGCTCCAGTTGTTCGAAAGGTCGGATAGTTCTATCCAATCGATAATAGACCACTCTTTATTATATAAGACCAATTAAGCTATTCAGTGGATTATCCACCCTTCGAACATCTGAGGCGTGCTATCATGATAAATGATGAACCCAGTCCTCGCGCGCATCCTCTAGACACTCGCTTATCCTGTTGAAAGTGCATTCCCTTCTGCAAAGAACTGTCTCATAACTCAGTGCGCACTTGTTTCGACATCACCTAGTGATGATGTTAAGTCCATGCATATGGCCTCTGATCCTGAAAACGAGGTGAAGTGCTAACTTTTGAAAAGGAACCAATAGTTGTTATTGCAGGTGAGACTGAAggcaaagtttcttttgtttacagctgcatgcacACGAGGCTGATGGGTCAGTACAGTAGCAAATGACCCACAAGCCTCGTTTATTTCTCTAAACCGCcgataactgtaataacagctatctCAGTGGAAAGTgtttaaatgaatgaatgaatgaaacgaatgaaatgaatgaatgattaaatgatttttgacTCACCCTGAGAACGAGGCTGCAATGACCACTGGACACAGAATCTTGTCATTTCTTTGCAGTTGCTGAATATCACCACTGCACAGCTCCGAATTTTTAAACTGATTGGCTGTATGCTGCTGCTGTCTCACTGGAATGGCTGtgtgcaattttttgttcCGTATCTACAAGAATTTCCAGAGAACAGCTGGGTTGCCATCAACATGTTGGAGGTAAAAGCAGGTTCCTGGTTCCCTGTTCCATAaaccaagaaaagaaattttttctgATAGTGCTCGTGAAGGAAGACTCTGTAATCAGGTCTTGGGGCAATGGAGCTTTAATTGgtttttgacgctgttaaccctttccctgccaaggggttccccattgacgagtaaaatcgtctgacgttagacagagtaaaatctataagtaccctgagcgctcattcggcagttaaggggttaaaaaatgattaaatTCGCATCCAGACAACTAGGACCAACAAGGTCAGAGCTTTTCCCGCTTTCTGCAGCGTTAAGGCAGTTTTGTCTCTCGGAACTATAAATTACGCAATAGCGATTGCTACGCTCGGTGATATTGGCTTAAGGATCTCAcgtcattttttcagccaatgagacgtaaaactaaaaccaatcacatcttgtacgtgcaattttttttgcattttgaacaCGTTACAGGTAACTGTCAGGAATTCTGTTggtactgtttttttttttaccaacatTTTTAACCGACATACTGAGAGTATTGCTTCATTCTCCCGGGCGCTAAGCCAGGTACCATTTAACTTGTGTCACCCTATTTACTCGAGCATTGCATATTATCTTAAACTGCTTGAtcagtcttttgtttttgtttgcagttCTGAATCACTAATGATAAAATTCTTCTTCGGATGTCGTGTATCTTTTATGTTACGCTGGTCTTTACTGGCACAGTTTAAGATAATGACTATCCTCCTAAATTGTTCGATCTAGGCCCCTTTTTTACTTTTGCGAAGTAACGTAcaatctttaatttttcaggacAAACCTCCCTCCGAACAATACACCTGGGCTCTGTTTAAAGCCATGTCACATATGCTTTGTATTGGATACGGGCGGTATCCTCCTCAGGCTCTCACAGAACTCTGGTTGACGCTGTGTAGTATGACCATTGGTGCAACGTTCTATGCTGTGTTTATTGGCATCATGTCTGGTTTGATTATGTCTATTGATTCATCCGGGCGACTTTACAATGAAAAGGTAATTTGGTGATAGTAACGCCACGGAAATGGAAAAGCATCGAAGAGAGATAGGCATCTTTGACTTGAACCTCGCAAATTTGGTATCAATATAATTGAACGATTGAACGATATAATTCAACGATTGATTGACTTTTCGAGCGGTTGCCTTTAGCTTTaacaaagggctaacgttcCATAGCTCAGCTTCGATCTTCTAACGGAgtagccgaggagttgaaacAGCCAGCCGGGGGCTGTAAACTGAGCAAATCTGATTGGTGATTAGAGCAGGGCTTAAACCCAGAATCACTATATCTTAAGCTCTCTTCCTTAATGTGTCCGCAACACTTCGTCAAATGGGGGGTTAGCGTTATTCGAGCCTCGCCTAACACTAACCAACCATTTGGACGGTCCAGCATTCTCTGACTAATGACTAACTTGTGTTTCAGCTGAGTCAAGTCAAGGAGTACATGCGATACAGAAAGCTTCCGTTGCGCCTCCGATTGAAAGTTGAAGATTATTATGAACATCGCTTCCATCATAAACTGTTTGACGAGGATATGATACTTAGCGAGCTCTCGAGGGCTCTCAGAGAGGTAAGACGATTTACGGTTACAATCAATTATTTTTCGCTTTCAAATGACTCAAAATATCTACAGTCTTCCTAATTGCGAGAGGATAGGTTTGCTGCACAAATATGGTCACCTTGTCTTTGTTTTGGCCGGCGTAACGTCATGTTAAAATGCTCTGTGGGGCGTCGGATCTCCATGCGCATGTTCCAGGTTCAAATGTAGCTCTGACCATTGGCTGGATTTGCCTTCGGTGTCCAGATTTTTTTTCCGAGTTCTCCGGCTTTAAAACTGCCCGCCAGCTTATTAAAATCTGACTCTAGTGCTATTCCCCTGGATCGCACTTTGACTATACAACGACTGCAATCAATGCCTTGTATGTGCCTTCTGTCCTATCTCGTCGAGTAACGCCCTTACAAACGGTGGATTTAAGGAATGGGTGATTCGCAACCCAGCTGTTCAATTTAACACAACAGGGCTTGTCAAGTAGTCAACCTGTTGCTTCCTGCGTTTATTTGCTTAGGATAATTCATAACTTAGCATTAAGAATATTTGGCAAGGTAATAAGCCGTATAAAAAAGATTTAACAAATCGAACGTGGTTTAGTGTTGTCTGTACTCTAATCTACAACGGTACGCGTCATCACAGTGGTCAAAATGTTGTGGACTCGCACAGCGCAGCCTGGTTGTAGCTGTTGTGGCGAAGTACACAACCATTGGACAAGAAGAGACGCCATTGGGGAAAATTGAATATAGAAAATTTGTTGTATGCTCACTTGGTCACTTAAACCCTAAATGTGCTAaattcatgttgttgttttgcagcgAACGCCAAAGAAATTTACCGCTCGTGCAGAACGATTGCTTTCCGTCCTTCaactagtctccttcgcagccgttattcgggtcgtcacgcaatgctcctccccaactaactagttagttggggaggagcattgcgtgacgacccgaataacggctgcgaaggagactatcCTTCAACCAATAGCAagcaaattcttaatttgtagGGTTGTCGCTATTGTTACCGTTGTCAACACTACAGCCTAGTGTTTCTCATGGGTAGCGGTACTGATATGAAACTAGCCTCGATTACCAGCCGCTGTTCGGGAAATGAGCCCGCGCTCCTCACCCGAACTCACGGCAGTCTCTTCTCGGGGAGGGGAGACCAGACGCGAGAGAGCGGCGGAAATCGAGCCTAATATGAAACCTGCTATCGGTAGATTATATCTGCCGATGTATGCTCTCTCAGCAAATGAAGTTTATGAGACTCGTGTTTTAATTTCTAGGAAATATTAAGACACAATATTACCCCATTGCTTCATGCTGTGCCGTTCTTCAATAGTGGAAGTCGTGAGTTCCTGGAAGACATTGTGGTAAAGCTAAAATTCGAAGTGTATTTAACCGGCGAATACATTTGTGTGACTGGTCGCAAAGGTGACAAAATGTATTTCATTCAAAGAGGAATTGTTGATGTGTTCACTAAAGATGGTGAGTTGGCGACAAGTCTTGGTGATGGATCTCATTTTGGAGGTACGTTTAAAGGACATTTAATTTTTAGGTGACGTCATGGCGGTcacattagggagtttaagatcaacaacgcgactgcagcgacgacgccacaaaatttgcatacttaattgacaaaaacaaaagttttgcacgcccttcacgtgctttttttaatcccgtgcatttctttcaagttctcggcaaacctgcgacgtgaaatgaccatttgtcaagttttacagagaacgtgaacactcaggcgcaaatttgaatattcttttctagcgttgacaccgcacctctaaattcagttcctgggtagttccgctagctttcaaaagttgaaaaactgacataatggcgaaatagattgaaaaacttgaacttgcaattttgaacgacgttttcgctactgtcgcgtcgtagatcttaaactccctattaggAAGTTTACGCAGACATGACGTCgacgagaacgtcatctgaaaatgtaactttgcgtttctgcaatcatttctaaattattcaaagtcattacgcttgcaaaatgtgttctaactacccgggaattaaattggaaccagcgcttcagagataagaagacaaaaatgaacatttgtcatcatatggtcACGTCggccacacaactgcaaaacaggtcattacacgtcgcagaaagaacgagaacgtctgcgaaatgtcaaaaatgaaaactgcacgtgcaaagcgtgcacaacttttttgttttttgccaaatatgcaaatttgtgacgttcttgttgccgtcgtcgtcgtggttgcgtaagctccctattggttaaagcaaacaaagaaactgccaacctcgttcccagttTTTTCTCCGGCGGAAAAGCCCTATGAACGGGGTTGAGAAACGGTGGTCGTGATGTTGGGTCctgttttcatgcaaattttgcttttgtttctgAATACAAATATACCTGCTGATCATGTGATTGAAAACAGTTACCAAAATAAAATCGTTATATCTAGTTTTGCCGGATCCAAATTAGATCAAGACTCATTTGCAATCTCCCTTTTCTTTCTAGAAACCTCCCACGTGTTTCTATGTAAAGTTAAAAATATGGATACCATTAATttctattatttatttctttgatcgTGAGCGGGCGGTATCCTGAGAAccctgcaatctgattggttccgggAGCGGGCATTATTTTCCCATCTCCTGACCACGGGCATGGTAACCAACTACGCTAAGCGCAGAGTGAAGTTGCGAATTGAAAGAGCGAAGTTTCAAAACAtgacaagaacaaaacaaaaacagtgacaaaaacatgacaaaaacaaaaaagaaactatgacaaaaacatgacttttccagtttttcttaATAGTTTCTCCTACCttctaaaaatagaatttagagataaataaaaattttattcaccGGCCTTGGtcggtccgtattgggaaaaactgtgccctctGTCTCGAGTACTGCCCTCGGCCTGCGGCCTCGAGCCGCACTCTATTCCTCGGCTCGGGCACAGcttttcccaatacggacctccCGGCCGGTGAATAACATATATATACTTTATTCTCTTCTTtagaaatttgtttgttaacaAAGGAGGCGCGGCGTGTAGCCTCGGTAAGAGCAGCGACGACATGCAACCTATACTCTTTGAGTTCACCTCACTTTCACGAGGTGCTTTTGGAGTATCCGGACATGAAAGTCATGCTGGAGGAGGTGGCGAAAGAGAGACTTGCGCGAATAGGTTTGAAGCCAGACCTGTCGGAGCCACTGGGGGATAAGGGCATGTCATCAGCTAGGTAGGCGCGATTCTCAGGAAACCCTAGACCAGTAATGTTGCCTCATAGGCACTAGGCAGTTCATAACCATAAATCTCAATTGTTTTGTTGACAACGTAGATAAGTAGATTCTGTGTTTCGTTGACATTTAGGGTGCGTTCAATTGGCATCGGAATGAGAATGCGAAGGTTTACGTCTAAAAATCACGTTaacgagaattttgatgttatcgGAATGCAAAGAAGATTTGCCGCATCGTTTCCCGACAAAATGTAGTTGAGAAATCGTCCTGCATTCtcctccaaagaaaaatactaGTAGAGGCTATTCTGGCCAGTCGAACGTAccctacatttttttttcttaagtttCTGATTTATGCTTAAGTGACCTTATAA
It includes:
- the LOC141881323 gene encoding potassium/sodium hyperpolarization-activated cyclic nucleotide-gated channel 2-like; amino-acid sequence: MTTNLDATRCKACGLIQPCPCDVAKGIHEVEPEDKGVDRQVIIVSNKKKSGGGVSDHAAGIHGERRDTKRSSPGSQANNLKIITKQAGARLSSSGKSQERLRFVKEIFAANPDNKMALKLFGNKAAVLLEQQRQVHNGRGVIHPFSTFRWYWDILLISFISMHVILLPVSIAFLSDDLSLHWLILNGMSDVIFITDLALNFRTGIVDPNNQQEVILDKKIIRQKYLRGWFLLDLLSSFPFDFAYFVASSTSIQHKILQASRALRILKLAKLLSLLRLLRVSRLVRYITRFEELLNITTAQLRIFKLIGCMLLLSHWNGCVQFFVPYLQEFPENSWVAINMLEDKPPSEQYTWALFKAMSHMLCIGYGRYPPQALTELWLTLCSMTIGATFYAVFIGIMSGLIMSIDSSGRLYNEKLSQVKEYMRYRKLPLRLRLKVEDYYEHRFHHKLFDEDMILSELSRALREEILRHNITPLLHAVPFFNSGSREFLEDIVVKLKFEVYLTGEYICVTGRKGDKMYFIQRGIVDVFTKDGELATSLGDGSHFGEICLLTKEARRVASVRAATTCNLYSLSSPHFHEVLLEYPDMKVMLEEVAKERLARIGLKPDLSEPLGDKGMSSARYPTTFLFRRAFEHDKDKPSSSARGNLDQTETDHQSADTMPQHHRHSLTAMQQEPSTSSETPKSVDTRVPSVKTLPPLKTHKPNSRDKRLSFLGKAFSNTVGPSSVSFGPVKDDDKRVKEENEKLQDPDVIAMVTDF